One window of the Borrelia parkeri genome contains the following:
- the bdr gene encoding Bdr family repetitive protein translates to MGLAQPVITQQMVIAELTKAGINRDIAIDLSYRYYKNELTHKDIEYLETTLNLKLEKVEALLQAEIKSSKTDLDTKIDTKFNELDTKIDTVRSELKSDIKDLDTKIDSVESNLNTKIDTVRSELKSDIKDLDTKIDSVESNLNTKIDTVRSELKSDIKDLDTKIDSVENNLNTKIDTVRSELKSDIKDLDNKIDTKFNELDNKIDTKFNELDNKIDVNKMELKSTLRLHGWMFGTLITLNIGIFLALMSLLVK, encoded by the coding sequence ATGGGACTTGCTCAACCAGTTATTACTCAACAAATGGTTATAGCAGAACTTACTAAAGCTGGTATAAATAGAGATATTGCTATTGATTTATCTTACAGATATTATAAAAATGAGCTTACACACAAGGATATTGAGTATTTAGAGACTACTTTGAACCTTAAGCTTGAAAAAGTTGAAGCTCTATTACAAGCTGAGATTAAATCAAGCAAAACTGATCTGGATACTAAAATTGATACTAAATTCAATGAACTTGATACCAAGATTGATACAGTTAGAAGTGAATTAAAATCTGACATTAAAGACCTTGATACCAAAATCGATTCTGTTGAGAGTAATCTTAATACTAAGATTGATACAGTGAGAAGTGAATTAAAATCTGACATTAAAGACTTGGATACCAAAATCGATTCTGTTGAGAGTAATCTTAATACTAAGATTGATACAGTTAGAAGTGAATTAAAATCTGACATTAAAGACTTGGATACCAAAATCGATTCTGTTGAGAATAATCTTAATACTAAGATTGATACAGTGAGAAGTGAATTAAAATCTGACATTAAAGACCTTGATAATAAGATTGATACTAAATTCAATGAACTTGATAATAAGATTGATACTAAATTCAATGAACTTGATAATAAGATTGATGTTAACAAAATGGAACTTAAAAGTACATTAAGACTTCATGGTTGGATGTTTGGTACCCTTATTACCCTTAATATAGGAATATTTTTAGCATTAATGTCATTATTAGTAAAGTAA
- a CDS encoding variable large family protein, which translates to MMKRITFCALLMTLFLLLSCGSGSAKTEDPKTTFLTSIANLGKGFLDVFTSLSDMITGAFGIKADTKKSDIGQYFTDIETTMNTVKKKLQTEVANNGNYSKVKSVVDHFITNTLDKIAEGAKKAASGATTDAAIGEVVKSDAGTSVDATSVNALVKGIKTIIDVFLKDGDGQADKTDPVANDKRDIGKLFGGKNSDANGGAEDKHVAAASASIGAVTGADILKAIASANADATKDGAVKDATDVAALALAKGTSTDNDDQLGDSARKDAVIAAGIALRAMAKDGKFIVKDTAAKKTEAEAAKGAAASAVGKTLSTLIIAIRNTVDSGLKTISEALAAVKQEDKSVEVTNTVEATASGQQQ; encoded by the coding sequence ATAATGAAAAGAATTACTTTTTGTGCATTATTAATGACTTTATTTTTACTTCTTAGTTGTGGTAGTGGGAGTGCTAAGACTGAAGATCCTAAAACCACTTTCTTAACTTCTATTGCTAATTTAGGTAAAGGGTTCTTAGATGTTTTTACTTCCCTTTCTGATATGATCACTGGTGCTTTTGGCATTAAAGCAGATACTAAAAAATCTGATATTGGTCAGTATTTCACTGATATTGAGACAACTATGAACACAGTTAAAAAGAAATTACAAACGGAAGTTGCTAATAATGGAAATTACTCAAAGGTTAAATCAGTTGTTGATCACTTTATAACTAATACATTAGATAAAATTGCAGAAGGAGCTAAGAAAGCTGCTAGTGGGGCTACAACTGATGCTGCTATTGGTGAAGTTGTGAAATCTGATGCTGGTACTAGCGTTGACGCTACAAGTGTCAATGCTCTTGTTAAAGGAATTAAGACTATTATTGATGTGTTTTTAAAAGATGGTGATGGACAAGCAGATAAAACTGATCCTGTTGCTAATGATAAAAGGGATATTGGGAAACTATTTGGGGGTAAGAATAGTGATGCTAATGGTGGTGCTGAGGATAAACATGTAGCCGCTGCTAGTGCCTCTATTGGAGCAGTAACTGGGGCTGACATCCTAAAAGCTATTGCTTCTGCTAATGCTGATGCTACTAAAGATGGGGCAGTTAAGGATGCTACGGATGTAGCTGCTTTGGCTTTAGCTAAGGGTACTTCTACTGATAATGATGATCAACTTGGGGATTCAGCAAGAAAGGATGCAGTAATAGCAGCAGGAATAGCACTGAGAGCAATGGCTAAGGATGGTAAATTTATTGTTAAAGATACTGCTGCTAAGAAGACAGAAGCTGAAGCAGCTAAGGGAGCAGCAGCAAGTGCTGTTGGTAAGACTTTAAGTACTCTAATAATAGCAATAAGAAATACTGTTGATAGTGGGTTAAAAACAATAAGTGAAGCACTAGCTGCCGTTAAACAAGAAGATAAATCTGTAGAAGTTACTAACACAGTAGAAGCAACAGCTAGTGGACAACAACAATAA